The following are encoded together in the Bacteroidota bacterium genome:
- a CDS encoding SpoIIE family protein phosphatase, translating into MSLLNISFLNEAINEEELVQPNEVFNHVRQRLIENISQDGGKDGMDGILISLKSQVSNSKSQENSQVQISYAAAHNAPILIRNGELTELEADKMPVGAGDNKDSFTHYSLPQTPPLTGEVGRGQGILYLYTDGFADQFGGPKGKKFKYKPLNDLLSVNSSKPMAEQKLILEKTFEDWKGNLEQVDDVLIIGIKV; encoded by the coding sequence ATGAGTTTACTTAACATTTCTTTTCTCAACGAGGCAATCAATGAAGAAGAGTTAGTTCAGCCGAATGAAGTATTTAATCATGTTCGCCAGCGGTTGATTGAAAATATTTCTCAGGATGGAGGGAAGGATGGAATGGATGGCATCTTGATAAGTCTCAAGTCACAAGTTTCAAATTCCAAATCCCAAGAAAACAGCCAGGTTCAAATATCCTATGCGGCAGCGCACAATGCGCCTATACTTATTCGCAACGGAGAGTTAACTGAATTAGAAGCGGACAAGATGCCTGTTGGCGCAGGAGATAATAAAGATTCTTTCACACATTATTCCCTCCCGCAAACTCCTCCCCTGACGGGGGAGGTTGGGAGGGGGCAAGGCATTCTGTATCTCTACACCGATGGCTTTGCCGACCAGTTTGGCGGACCTAAAGGAAAGAAGTTCAAATACAAACCGCTCAATGATTTATTATCGGTAAACAGTTCCAAACCCATGGCGGAACAAAAACTTATTCTCGAAAAAACATTTGAGGATTGGAAAGGCAACTTAGAACAAGTGGATGATGTACTTATAATCGGTATAAAAGTTTAA
- a CDS encoding tetratricopeptide repeat protein produces MKQLILYFLMFPIAVTAQQNNKIDSLKKVLLTASDDTNKVNALNELSKEFKSNNPDTAIYFAKNAGLLAEKINYKKGIAESELWQGTAITNLGKYEEALQYLHKAIEILISLSNNKLALARAHNGIGNIYTLQGNYPEALKEHFASLKIKEEIGDKKGIAGSHGNIGNIYMYQGNYPEALKELFAVLKTFEEIGDKNFIAMSHNSIGNIYYAQSNYPGVNPLERDSLFNRALKEHFAALKTREEIKDKQGIATSHNNIGAIYYDQGNYPDALREHFASLKIMEEIGNKYGIGSSHKNIGETYIKQGKAKEGKEELEKSLALSKETGSKDGIKESYAGLAKADSALDNYKSAYNNYKLYIIYKDSLLNEENTKKSVRAQMNYDFDKKESLAKAEQEKKDAIVEEEKRRQKMFLFSVIGGLLLVVVFSGFLFNRFRVTQRQKKIIEKQKLLTDEKNKIIEEKNKDITDSINYAQRIQRALLASDGLLNKNLGEHFVLFKPKDIVSGDFYWATESVGSKQLAIGNETTNRFYLAVCDSTGHGVPGLS; encoded by the coding sequence ATGAAACAACTTATTTTATATTTTTTAATGTTTCCCATTGCGGTTACTGCTCAGCAAAACAATAAAATTGATTCTTTGAAAAAAGTTCTTCTCACCGCAAGTGACGATACGAATAAAGTGAATGCGCTGAATGAACTCAGTAAGGAATTTAAAAGCAATAATCCTGACACCGCAATTTACTTTGCAAAGAATGCTGGCTTGTTGGCAGAAAAAATAAATTACAAAAAAGGAATTGCAGAATCTGAACTCTGGCAGGGCACGGCAATTACCAATCTCGGCAAATACGAAGAGGCATTACAATATCTCCACAAAGCAATTGAAATATTAATTTCTCTTTCTAATAATAAATTGGCTCTTGCGCGAGCTCACAACGGCATCGGAAATATTTATACTCTGCAAGGCAATTATCCCGAAGCCCTGAAAGAACATTTTGCCTCTCTTAAAATAAAAGAAGAAATAGGAGATAAAAAAGGCATTGCCGGTTCTCATGGCAACATCGGAAATATTTATATGTATCAAGGCAATTACCCGGAAGCCCTGAAAGAACTTTTCGCTGTTTTGAAAACCTTTGAAGAAATTGGAGATAAAAATTTCATTGCCATGTCTCACAACAGTATCGGAAATATTTATTACGCCCAAAGCAATTACCCCGGAGTTAACCCTCTAGAGCGTGATTCCTTGTTCAACAGGGCGCTTAAAGAACATTTTGCTGCGCTGAAAACAAGAGAAGAAATTAAAGATAAGCAGGGCATTGCCACTTCTCACAATAACATCGGAGCTATTTATTATGACCAAGGAAATTATCCCGATGCCCTGAGAGAGCATTTTGCTTCCCTGAAAATAATGGAAGAAATTGGAAATAAATATGGCATTGGCTCTTCTCATAAAAACATTGGAGAAACATACATAAAGCAAGGCAAAGCAAAAGAAGGAAAAGAAGAACTGGAAAAGAGCTTGGCATTAAGCAAAGAAACAGGCAGCAAAGATGGCATTAAAGAAAGTTACGCGGGGCTTGCAAAAGCCGATAGCGCGCTTGACAATTATAAAAGCGCGTATAACAATTATAAACTATATATTATATATAAGGATAGCTTACTCAACGAAGAGAATACCAAAAAAAGCGTTCGTGCGCAAATGAATTATGATTTTGATAAAAAAGAATCCCTTGCCAAAGCCGAGCAGGAAAAAAAAGATGCAATAGTTGAAGAAGAAAAGCGCAGGCAAAAAATGTTTTTATTTTCTGTTATTGGCGGCTTGTTATTAGTGGTAGTTTTTTCAGGTTTTCTTTTTAACCGTTTTAGAGTAACACAAAGGCAAAAGAAAATAATTGAAAAACAAAAACTGCTTACCGATGAGAAAAATAAAATCATTGAAGAAAAAAATAAAGACATTACTGATAGCATTAACTACGCGCAGCGCATACAAAGAGCGTTGCTTGCGAGTGATGGTTTGCTAAACAAAAACCTTGGCGAGCATTTTGTTTTATTCAAGCCAAAAGATATTGTGAGCGGAGATTTTTATTGGGCAACAGAATCAGTTGGCAGTAAGCAGTTGGCAATAGGCAATGAAACAACAAATAGATTCTACTTAGCAGTTTGTGATTCGACCGGACATGGTGTTCCGGGACTTTCATGA